A genomic region of Anaerolineales bacterium contains the following coding sequences:
- a CDS encoding DUF2085 domain-containing protein, giving the protein MITVTLYTKDNCSLCVQAKQDLESLQASIPHTLALVNIEDDADLQKSFGTRVPVVQAGPYVLEAPFDRQKLQMTLAAAHDRAEQLQTDPKYIQRKARGAHMNTTDKIARFLGRHYLAVLNLLIALYVGLPFLAPVLMNAGYPGLARPIYSTYGAVCHQMAFRSVFLFGDQPVYPRAAADMQGLTTYEEATGLDGEDMWAARSFIGNEQVGYKVAFCQRDIAIYSAILLFGLIFAASGRRIRPLHWMLWVALGILPIAIDGFSQLLSQIPGFDLWQYRESTPQLRILTGAIFGFMTAWFGIPLLDESFEETRVQTAAKAARLRGKTKTR; this is encoded by the coding sequence ATGATCACTGTCACCCTATACACGAAGGACAACTGTTCGTTGTGCGTGCAGGCCAAGCAAGACCTCGAGAGCTTGCAGGCCAGCATCCCGCACACGCTGGCCCTGGTCAACATCGAAGACGACGCAGATCTGCAGAAATCGTTTGGCACGCGCGTGCCGGTGGTGCAAGCCGGCCCCTATGTACTGGAAGCGCCGTTTGACCGCCAAAAGCTGCAAATGACGCTGGCCGCCGCGCACGATCGCGCCGAGCAGTTGCAAACCGATCCCAAATACATTCAGCGCAAAGCGCGTGGGGCTCATATGAACACAACGGATAAAATCGCTCGCTTTCTCGGCCGCCATTATCTAGCGGTGCTCAATCTGCTGATCGCCCTCTATGTTGGGTTGCCGTTCCTCGCCCCGGTGCTGATGAATGCGGGCTATCCTGGCTTGGCGCGCCCGATCTACTCCACCTATGGCGCGGTATGCCACCAGATGGCCTTCCGCTCCGTGTTCTTGTTTGGCGACCAGCCGGTCTACCCGCGTGCCGCGGCAGATATGCAAGGGCTGACTACCTATGAAGAGGCCACCGGCCTGGATGGAGAAGATATGTGGGCGGCGCGCAGCTTTATCGGTAATGAGCAGGTGGGCTACAAAGTGGCCTTCTGCCAGCGCGATATTGCTATCTACAGCGCCATCCTGCTCTTCGGCTTGATCTTCGCTGCCAGCGGCCGGCGCATCCGCCCATTGCATTGGATGCTGTGGGTGGCCCTGGGCATCTTGCCAATCGCTATCGATGGGTTCAGCCAATTGCTCAGCCAGATTCCCGGTTTTGACCTCTGGCAGTACCGTGAGAGTACGCCACAGTTACGCATCCTCACCGGTGCCATCTTCGGTTTTATGACTGCCTGGTTTGGCATCCCCTTGCTCGACGAATCCTTCGAAGAGACGCGTGTGCAGACGGCTGCCAAAGCCGCCCGCCTGCGTGGCAAAACAAAAACCCGCTGA
- a CDS encoding copper-translocating P-type ATPase: protein MAVASKQYNLPILGMTCANCVSTVERNLYKVPGVAHASVNLSSERAAVEFDPSQANLDAMLARIRKAGYDVASGEAQLAVTNLNDPADARRLQAAWRGVDGVLDAQVNPVSAQARIRYIPTIVNEAELRAAAKAAGFELAAASAGEDVEAGVRRSEIAKQRRLMWFSVLFTLPLFILSMGRDFGLFGHWAHAGWVDWLFFALATPVQFIAGWSYYVNGFKSLRNRSANMDVLVALGSSVAYFYSVAILLGMFSGHGYFETSATIITLIRVGKYLEVNARGRTGDAIRKLIGLQPKLARVLRNGVELEIPSAEVQVGDQVIVRPGEKFPADGRVLEGLSSADESMISGESLPVSKAPGDEVIGATLNKQGRIIFEATKVGKATALAQIVSLVEHAQSTRPPIQKLGDKISEIFVPAVIVIASITFLLWYFVFPTGTPDATLTRALINTAAVLLIACPCAMGLATPTAVMVGSGRGAEMGVLIKSGEALEQAADISMVLLDKTGTLTRGQPALTDVLLGEYPAGEDALLRLAASVEDASEHPLGEAIVAAANARELPLSRPAHFEALAGRGVAAEFEGAQVLIGNLGLMHSHQIALGDLAGAGERLHQEGKTAIYIAVDGRLAAIFGVADTLKEHAHAVINELHAMGLQVGMITGDARGVADAVGRQLGLDYVLAEVLPEQKAAEVTQLQAAGHKVAMVGDGINDAPALAQADLGIAIGTGTDVAMATAPVVLMTGDLRGVPRAIALSKRTLRTIKQNLFWAFIYNILLIPAAALGFLSPILAAGAMALSDIFVIGNSLRLRKAKI from the coding sequence ATGGCTGTTGCCAGCAAGCAATACAACTTGCCCATTCTGGGCATGACCTGTGCCAATTGTGTTTCCACCGTGGAACGCAATCTCTACAAAGTGCCCGGGGTGGCGCATGCCAGCGTTAACCTCTCCAGCGAGCGCGCTGCGGTCGAGTTCGATCCCAGCCAGGCGAACCTGGATGCCATGCTGGCGCGCATCCGCAAGGCCGGCTACGATGTGGCCAGTGGTGAGGCGCAACTGGCCGTCACTAACTTGAATGACCCGGCGGACGCACGCCGCTTGCAGGCCGCCTGGCGCGGGGTGGATGGCGTGCTGGATGCCCAGGTCAACCCGGTGAGCGCGCAGGCGCGCATTCGCTACATTCCCACCATCGTCAACGAGGCCGAGCTGCGTGCCGCCGCCAAGGCGGCCGGCTTTGAGCTGGCCGCTGCCAGCGCCGGCGAGGATGTGGAAGCTGGCGTGCGCCGCAGCGAGATCGCCAAGCAGCGCCGCCTGATGTGGTTCAGCGTGTTGTTCACGCTGCCACTGTTCATCCTCTCGATGGGGCGCGATTTTGGCCTCTTCGGGCACTGGGCGCATGCCGGCTGGGTCGATTGGTTGTTCTTCGCCCTGGCTACTCCGGTGCAATTCATCGCCGGCTGGAGCTACTACGTCAACGGGTTCAAATCGCTGCGCAACCGCAGCGCCAACATGGATGTGCTCGTCGCCCTGGGTTCCTCAGTGGCGTACTTTTATTCTGTGGCGATCCTGCTCGGTATGTTCAGCGGCCACGGCTACTTTGAAACGTCGGCCACCATCATCACCCTGATCCGCGTGGGCAAGTATTTGGAAGTGAACGCCCGCGGCCGCACCGGCGATGCCATCCGCAAGCTGATCGGCTTGCAGCCCAAGCTGGCACGCGTGCTGCGCAACGGGGTCGAGCTGGAGATCCCCAGCGCTGAAGTGCAAGTGGGTGACCAGGTGATCGTGCGCCCGGGCGAGAAGTTCCCTGCGGATGGGCGCGTGCTCGAAGGGCTGAGCTCGGCGGACGAATCGATGATCAGCGGCGAATCTTTGCCGGTAAGCAAGGCGCCCGGTGACGAAGTCATCGGCGCTACGCTCAACAAACAAGGGCGCATTATCTTCGAGGCCACCAAGGTGGGCAAGGCTACTGCGCTGGCGCAGATCGTCAGCCTGGTGGAGCATGCTCAAAGCACGCGCCCGCCGATCCAAAAGCTGGGCGACAAGATCTCCGAAATCTTTGTGCCGGCCGTGATCGTGATTGCCAGCATCACCTTCTTGTTGTGGTACTTCGTCTTCCCCACCGGTACGCCGGATGCCACGCTGACGCGCGCCCTGATCAACACCGCCGCGGTGTTGCTGATCGCCTGCCCGTGCGCCATGGGCCTGGCTACGCCCACCGCGGTGATGGTGGGCAGCGGGCGCGGCGCTGAGATGGGCGTGTTGATTAAATCGGGGGAAGCGCTGGAGCAGGCCGCCGATATTTCCATGGTGCTGCTGGACAAGACCGGCACGCTGACCCGCGGCCAGCCGGCGCTCACCGATGTGCTGCTGGGCGAGTACCCCGCCGGCGAAGATGCGTTGCTGCGCCTGGCGGCGAGTGTGGAAGATGCCAGTGAGCATCCGCTGGGCGAGGCCATCGTGGCCGCCGCCAACGCCCGCGAGCTGCCGCTGAGCCGCCCGGCGCACTTCGAAGCTTTGGCGGGCCGCGGCGTGGCCGCCGAGTTTGAAGGCGCCCAGGTACTGATCGGCAACCTGGGCCTGATGCACTCGCACCAGATCGCCTTAGGCGATCTGGCCGGTGCCGGCGAACGCCTGCACCAGGAAGGCAAGACTGCGATCTATATTGCGGTGGATGGGCGCCTGGCAGCGATCTTCGGCGTGGCCGATACGCTCAAAGAGCATGCGCACGCGGTGATCAACGAGTTGCACGCCATGGGCTTGCAGGTGGGTATGATCACCGGTGATGCGCGCGGCGTAGCCGACGCGGTAGGCCGCCAGCTTGGCCTGGATTATGTGCTGGCCGAAGTATTGCCGGAGCAGAAAGCCGCCGAGGTGACCCAGCTGCAGGCGGCGGGCCACAAAGTGGCGATGGTGGGCGATGGCATCAACGATGCCCCAGCGCTGGCGCAGGCCGATCTGGGCATTGCCATCGGCACCGGCACAGATGTAGCCATGGCCACCGCCCCGGTGGTGCTGATGACCGGTGATCTGCGCGGTGTGCCCCGCGCGATTGCGCTCTCCAAGCGCACCCTGCGCACCATCAAGCAGAATCTGTTCTGGGCCTTTATCTACAACATCCTGCTCATCCCGGCGGCGGCCTTGGGCTTCCTCAGCCCGATCCTGGCGGCGGGCGCTATGGCATTGAGTGACATCTTCGTGATCGGTAACAGCCTGCGCTTGCGCAAGGCCAAGATCTAG
- a CDS encoding L,D-transpeptidase, which produces MSARSPLNRQEFLKLGGLGLGALALRPLGAAVAQPAWQAPFPQAERLGRVVEELDRYVYLRAAPSREAAEVGQLSGDTVVPWLREVVGSASGLRNQRWIETPQGYVWAPFLQPVKNIINEPLAALPEYGEGPGIWMEVTQPYVEVELVNANAPAGPRIRFLVQHNWPIRLYYGQVLWVDDLRSGPNGEVQYHVYDRHGGWGDHFWAPASAFRPIHPEDISPISPEVEDKQILINIARQTMSCYENGREVYFCRVSTGRDGEDGAGLTPVGDYLRVYMKYVATTMAGGTSGAGYDLAGIGWCTFVATGGIAIHACYWHNNYGERTSAGCINATPEDAKWVFRWSSPQVDYVPGKIDQVAGTSVRIVQS; this is translated from the coding sequence ATGTCTGCACGTTCCCCTCTCAATCGACAAGAGTTCCTAAAACTGGGTGGCCTCGGCCTGGGTGCGCTGGCGCTGCGCCCACTCGGCGCGGCTGTAGCGCAGCCCGCCTGGCAGGCGCCGTTCCCGCAGGCGGAGCGCCTGGGGCGCGTGGTGGAGGAGCTCGACCGCTATGTGTATCTGCGCGCCGCCCCCAGCCGCGAAGCGGCCGAGGTCGGCCAGCTCTCCGGCGATACCGTGGTGCCCTGGTTGCGCGAGGTGGTGGGCAGCGCCAGCGGTTTGCGCAACCAACGCTGGATCGAAACGCCGCAGGGCTACGTGTGGGCACCGTTTTTGCAGCCGGTGAAAAACATCATCAATGAACCGCTGGCGGCGCTGCCGGAGTACGGCGAAGGGCCGGGCATATGGATGGAAGTTACCCAGCCGTATGTAGAAGTGGAGCTAGTAAATGCCAACGCGCCCGCCGGGCCGCGCATTCGTTTTTTGGTGCAGCACAACTGGCCCATTCGTTTGTATTACGGCCAGGTGCTGTGGGTGGATGACTTGCGCAGTGGCCCCAACGGCGAAGTGCAATATCACGTCTATGACCGCCACGGCGGTTGGGGGGATCACTTCTGGGCGCCTGCCAGTGCCTTCCGCCCCATCCACCCCGAAGACATCAGCCCGATCTCGCCCGAAGTCGAAGACAAGCAGATCCTGATCAACATTGCCCGCCAAACCATGTCTTGTTACGAGAACGGCCGCGAGGTGTACTTTTGCCGCGTCTCCACCGGACGTGATGGCGAAGATGGCGCCGGGCTGACCCCCGTGGGCGACTACCTGCGCGTGTATATGAAATACGTGGCCACCACCATGGCCGGCGGCACTTCTGGTGCCGGTTATGACCTGGCCGGCATTGGCTGGTGCACCTTCGTCGCCACGGGCGGCATTGCCATCCATGCCTGCTACTGGCACAACAACTATGGTGAGCGCACCTCGGCCGGCTGCATCAACGCCACGCCAGAGGACGCCAAGTGGGTCTTCCGCTGGAGTTCGCCGCAGGTGGACTATGTACCCGGCAAGATTGACCAGGTGGCCGGTACCAGCGTGCGCATCGTCCAGAGCTAA
- the traF gene encoding conjugal transfer protein TraF, whose protein sequence is MLARTASSSASPVVWKAPLYSAGLVLAVLLAACSPHAVSILPEGQIQLQNGTRQISEVSEASGQLTLSADLPAIRPGSPDFHASRVEDFELASGDVQLVEFFAYWCAVCKAVAPTIHGLENMYGHQVNFVYLDRDDPQTLRAQELLGYTYQPHFFLIGPEGQVLGQWRGYVDGQELQRALLDSLAQ, encoded by the coding sequence ATGTTGGCACGCACTGCTTCTTCTTCCGCTTCCCCCGTAGTGTGGAAAGCGCCGCTATACTCCGCCGGGCTGGTGTTGGCGGTCTTGCTGGCCGCCTGCAGCCCGCACGCGGTATCCATCCTGCCGGAGGGCCAAATTCAGTTGCAGAACGGCACGCGCCAGATCAGCGAGGTATCCGAGGCCAGCGGCCAACTCACGCTCAGCGCCGATCTGCCCGCCATTCGCCCGGGCAGCCCGGATTTTCACGCCAGCCGCGTAGAGGATTTTGAACTGGCCTCTGGCGATGTGCAGTTGGTGGAATTCTTTGCCTACTGGTGCGCGGTGTGCAAGGCGGTGGCGCCTACGATCCATGGCCTCGAAAATATGTATGGCCACCAGGTGAACTTTGTTTATCTCGATCGGGATGATCCACAAACCCTGCGGGCGCAAGAGTTGCTGGGCTATACCTACCAGCCGCACTTCTTCCTGATTGGCCCTGAGGGCCAGGTGCTGGGGCAGTGGCGCGGCTATGTGGACGGGCAAGAGCTACAACGTGCCTTGCTCGATTCGTTGGCGCAATAG
- the folK gene encoding 2-amino-4-hydroxy-6-hydroxymethyldihydropteridine diphosphokinase translates to MAEPQLAYIGLGANIAPAENLALAAAALRQPSLPGDTRLVAISNVWRSAPLHGSGPTFLNAAAALRTRLEAADLKAHVLRPREAAQGRVRSADRNAPRPLDLDLLVYAGEALDPEIWLAAHIAVPLSELLPDLTDPHSGQTLQQLAQDLRHQQQLQPVELTL, encoded by the coding sequence GTGGCTGAGCCCCAACTGGCCTATATTGGCCTGGGGGCCAATATCGCGCCTGCGGAGAACCTGGCGCTGGCCGCCGCGGCGCTGCGCCAGCCCAGCCTGCCGGGCGATACCCGCCTGGTGGCGATTTCCAACGTATGGCGCTCGGCGCCGCTGCATGGCAGCGGGCCAACCTTCCTGAATGCCGCCGCGGCGCTGCGTACCCGCCTCGAGGCGGCAGACCTCAAAGCCCACGTGCTGCGCCCGCGGGAGGCGGCCCAGGGGCGCGTGCGCAGTGCCGACCGCAATGCCCCGCGCCCACTGGACCTCGACCTGTTGGTATACGCCGGCGAGGCGCTCGATCCTGAGATCTGGCTGGCGGCGCACATCGCCGTGCCGCTCAGCGAGCTTTTGCCCGATCTGACCGACCCGCACAGCGGGCAAACACTGCAGCAATTGGCCCAAGACCTGCGCCACCAGCAGCAACTACAACCGGTAGAGCTGACACTGTAA
- a CDS encoding TlpA family protein disulfide reductase, with amino-acid sequence MLLASLAACAPLPASEPVVGAQAPDFTLPMLDGTTLRLSELRGQRVLLNFWATWCGPCREEMPAIQARYNQGDFAVVAINFAESNQQVQGFLAEIGVELPVALDRDGAVQELYRVRGYPSSFLVDAQGVIRVFHIGELSAAQIDRYLQQMDAN; translated from the coding sequence GTGCTGCTGGCCAGCCTGGCCGCCTGTGCGCCGCTGCCGGCCAGCGAACCGGTGGTGGGCGCCCAGGCGCCGGATTTCACCCTGCCGATGCTGGATGGCACTACGCTGCGCCTGAGTGAATTGCGCGGCCAGCGCGTGCTGCTAAACTTCTGGGCCACCTGGTGTGGCCCTTGCCGCGAAGAAATGCCGGCGATCCAGGCACGTTATAATCAGGGCGATTTCGCCGTGGTAGCGATCAACTTCGCTGAATCCAACCAGCAGGTGCAAGGATTTCTGGCTGAGATCGGGGTGGAGCTGCCCGTGGCGCTGGATCGTGACGGCGCCGTGCAGGAGCTCTACCGCGTGCGCGGCTACCCCAGCAGCTTCCTGGTGGATGCTCAGGGCGTGATCCGCGTCTTCCACATCGGCGAGTTGAGCGCGGCTCAGATCGATCGCTATTTGCAGCAAATGGACGCCAATTAA
- a CDS encoding YggS family pyridoxal phosphate-dependent enzyme produces the protein MSYSARLAQNLAAVRQRIQAAAEQAGRPAASVTLVAVTKGHPLEALQALLALGVTQIGESYLAEARHKQVALAASPDVQWHMIGHVQSRKAREVSEHFSIVHSVDSLRLAERLHRFAQERGQRLPVLLECNVSGEITKQGWACAQDPAEFFADAHVVAGLQGLELRGLMSMAPITARPEEARPYFERTRQLRDALAQRLGQPLPELSMGMSNDYEAAVLEGATLVRIGEALMGPRPNAEETK, from the coding sequence ATGAGCTACTCCGCGCGTCTTGCCCAGAATTTGGCCGCAGTGCGCCAGCGCATCCAGGCGGCAGCCGAACAAGCCGGCCGCCCAGCCGCCAGCGTCACCCTGGTGGCAGTGACCAAAGGCCACCCGCTGGAGGCATTGCAGGCCCTGTTGGCATTGGGAGTTACCCAAATCGGTGAGAGTTACCTGGCAGAAGCGCGCCACAAGCAAGTGGCGCTGGCCGCCAGCCCAGATGTACAATGGCACATGATCGGCCATGTGCAAAGCCGCAAGGCGCGCGAGGTCAGCGAGCATTTTTCCATCGTCCATTCGGTGGATAGCTTGCGCCTGGCCGAACGCTTGCATCGCTTCGCCCAGGAACGCGGCCAGCGTTTGCCCGTGCTGCTCGAATGCAATGTCAGCGGTGAGATCACCAAGCAGGGCTGGGCGTGTGCGCAGGACCCGGCAGAATTCTTTGCCGATGCGCATGTGGTGGCCGGGCTGCAAGGCCTGGAGCTGCGCGGCTTGATGAGCATGGCGCCGATCACCGCCCGCCCAGAGGAGGCGCGCCCCTATTTTGAGCGCACGCGCCAGCTGCGTGATGCGTTGGCCCAGCGCCTGGGCCAGCCGCTCCCCGAGCTTTCAATGGGGATGAGCAATGATTATGAAGCCGCCGTGCTGGAAGGGGCTACGCTAGTACGCATTGGCGAAGCGCTGATGGGGCCGCGCCCCAACGCCGAGGAGACGAAGTAA
- the pgeF gene encoding peptidoglycan editing factor PgeF, with protein MPFHAAQGLRYLTFEGFAAAGIRHAIFTRQGGVSAAPYDSLNVGATVGDEPELVRQNLQRAFAACGCAPDSLFDSWLVHGREVLVAQAPRPANQRPEKADIIITDQPAVTLFMRYADCVPVLLADAQRGAVALAHAGWRGSVARVAAAAVAALGTHYGSRPQDLLAAIGPCISTARYEVGEDVVRAVQAAFGSQAAALLPVLDGKPHFDLVAANCLALQAAGVTHIESADLCTASQPQDWFSHRASGGRTGRFGALITLAT; from the coding sequence ATGCCGTTTCACGCCGCGCAGGGCCTGCGTTACCTGACCTTTGAAGGGTTTGCTGCGGCAGGCATCCGGCATGCCATCTTTACCCGCCAGGGCGGGGTGAGCGCCGCACCCTACGATAGCCTCAATGTTGGGGCCACGGTGGGGGATGAGCCTGAGCTCGTGCGCCAGAACCTGCAGCGCGCCTTCGCCGCGTGCGGCTGTGCTCCCGATAGCCTCTTCGATAGCTGGCTGGTGCACGGCCGCGAGGTATTGGTGGCCCAGGCGCCGCGCCCCGCAAACCAGCGCCCCGAAAAGGCGGACATCATCATTACCGATCAACCTGCCGTAACCCTGTTCATGCGCTATGCCGATTGCGTGCCGGTGCTGCTGGCCGATGCGCAGCGCGGTGCGGTGGCGCTGGCGCATGCCGGCTGGCGCGGCAGCGTGGCGCGGGTGGCCGCCGCGGCGGTGGCCGCGCTGGGCACGCACTACGGCAGCCGCCCGCAAGACCTGCTGGCGGCGATCGGCCCGTGCATTTCCACCGCGCGCTACGAAGTGGGTGAAGACGTGGTGCGCGCGGTGCAGGCGGCCTTTGGCAGCCAGGCGGCCGCGCTGCTGCCCGTGCTGGATGGCAAGCCACACTTTGATCTGGTGGCGGCCAATTGCCTGGCCTTGCAGGCCGCCGGGGTAACCCACATTGAAAGCGCTGATCTGTGTACTGCCAGCCAGCCGCAGGATTGGTTCTCACACCGCGCGTCTGGCGGGCGCACGGGCCGTTTCGGCGCATTGATCACCCTGGCCACATGA
- a CDS encoding YggT family protein, protein MEFAITLLFRILSWIVIIDVVLSYFMDPYHPLRRALDRIVEPMLAPIRRILPSTGMLDFSPLVLLILLQLLSTIVINAFR, encoded by the coding sequence ATGGAATTTGCCATCACGCTGCTTTTTCGAATACTCAGTTGGATTGTGATCATTGATGTGGTGCTGAGCTACTTTATGGATCCGTATCACCCGCTGCGCCGCGCCCTGGATCGCATCGTCGAGCCGATGCTGGCGCCCATCCGGCGCATCTTGCCTTCCACGGGCATGCTCGATTTCAGCCCGCTGGTACTGCTGATCCTGCTGCAGTTGCTCAGCACGATCGTCATCAATGCCTTTCGCTAA
- a CDS encoding heavy-metal-associated domain-containing protein, whose translation MNTIVYNVPKIHCGHCTQTIENELAELPGVEAVKASLEDKKVMVRFVEPATDESVKALLAEINYPVA comes from the coding sequence ATGAACACGATTGTCTATAACGTTCCCAAGATCCACTGCGGGCATTGCACCCAAACCATCGAGAACGAGCTGGCCGAACTGCCCGGTGTGGAAGCTGTGAAAGCCAGCCTCGAGGATAAAAAGGTAATGGTGCGCTTTGTGGAACCAGCCACCGACGAGTCGGTCAAGGCGCTGCTCGCCGAAATCAATTACCCGGTGGCCTAA
- a CDS encoding metal-sensitive transcriptional regulator: MQHAQASKRLKTIEGHVRGIQRMVDDGAYCIDIIRQIQATQAALNKVSQIVLEEHMHSCVITAVRGEDAAERERVLAEIAEVYQAATKV, translated from the coding sequence ATGCAGCATGCACAAGCCAGCAAACGCTTGAAGACGATCGAAGGGCATGTGCGCGGCATCCAGCGCATGGTGGATGATGGCGCCTATTGCATTGACATCATTCGGCAGATTCAGGCTACCCAGGCCGCCCTCAACAAGGTGAGCCAGATCGTGCTCGAAGAGCATATGCATTCCTGTGTCATCACCGCGGTGCGCGGCGAAGATGCGGCCGAACGCGAACGCGTGCTTGCCGAAATCGCCGAGGTGTACCAGGCGGCTACCAAGGTCTGA
- the folB gene encoding dihydroneopterin aldolase: MDTLIIKDLLVRGIIGLNDWERTTPQDILINIEIKADLTQAGHSDDINDSVNYRTVAKQVIAHTETAQRLTVEALAADIAAICLAQPGARAAKVRVEKPGAVRFAAAVGVEIEREAGG; the protein is encoded by the coding sequence ATGGATACACTCATCATCAAAGATCTGCTTGTGCGCGGCATCATCGGTTTGAACGACTGGGAGCGCACCACCCCCCAGGACATCTTGATCAACATCGAGATCAAGGCGGATCTAACGCAAGCCGGACATAGCGACGACATCAACGACAGCGTGAATTACCGTACCGTGGCCAAGCAGGTCATCGCCCATACGGAAACAGCCCAGCGCCTAACCGTGGAAGCGCTGGCTGCCGACATCGCTGCGATCTGCCTGGCGCAACCCGGCGCCCGCGCCGCCAAGGTGCGCGTTGAGAAGCCGGGCGCGGTGCGCTTTGCCGCCGCGGTGGGCGTGGAGATCGAGCGAGAGGCGGGTGGCTGA
- a CDS encoding SDR family oxidoreductase — translation MSLAGKHILITGAAVRVGAALARAVAAAGGTVLLHYHRSADAAARLHAELSATGARAHLLQADLSQPQQATALLQQAQAYGPVDGLVNSAAIFEDLTLETTSAADWQRHLDLNLTTPFLLSQAFWRAAGQRSGHIINILDWRALRPAGDHLPYTISKVALAGLTRALAQSMAPHIRVNGIALGAILPPSDGGENAAIIKDVPAGRWATLEEVGQTLLFLLTGPSYITGEIIHLDGGRHLV, via the coding sequence ATGTCATTGGCCGGCAAGCATATTCTGATCACCGGCGCAGCGGTGCGCGTGGGCGCCGCCTTGGCGCGCGCCGTGGCGGCCGCCGGCGGCACCGTGCTGCTGCACTACCACCGCTCCGCCGATGCCGCCGCGCGCCTGCACGCCGAGCTGAGCGCCACTGGCGCACGCGCCCATTTGCTGCAAGCTGATCTTAGCCAACCGCAGCAGGCCACCGCGCTACTGCAGCAGGCCCAGGCCTACGGGCCAGTAGATGGCCTGGTGAACAGCGCGGCGATCTTCGAGGACTTGACCCTGGAGACTACCAGCGCGGCCGATTGGCAGCGCCATCTGGACCTCAACCTCACTACGCCCTTCCTGCTCAGCCAGGCATTCTGGCGGGCTGCCGGGCAGCGCTCCGGGCACATCATCAACATTCTGGATTGGCGCGCCCTGCGCCCGGCGGGTGACCACCTGCCCTATACGATCAGCAAGGTGGCCCTGGCGGGCCTGACGCGCGCCTTAGCGCAGAGCATGGCGCCGCACATCCGCGTGAATGGCATTGCCCTGGGCGCCATCCTGCCGCCCAGTGATGGCGGCGAAAATGCCGCCATCATCAAAGACGTGCCCGCTGGCCGCTGGGCGACGCTGGAGGAAGTGGGACAAACCCTGTTGTTTCTGCTCACCGGGCCCAGCTACATCACCGGGGAGATCATTCATTTGGATGGAGGACGCCACCTGGTGTAA
- a CDS encoding YggU family protein, which produces MTRRRLSDGRHGAALAIRVTPRASRNEIVEILPDDTIKIRLTAPPVDGKANEALVDFLAKVLGVAKSRIEIVAGQTGRDKLVTVMDMESAEAQALILQQISGAAA; this is translated from the coding sequence ATGACGCGCCGCAGACTCAGCGACGGACGCCACGGGGCAGCACTGGCCATTCGCGTTACGCCGCGCGCCAGCCGCAATGAGATCGTGGAGATCTTGCCCGACGATACGATCAAGATTCGTCTCACCGCACCGCCCGTGGATGGCAAAGCCAACGAAGCCCTGGTTGATTTTCTGGCCAAGGTGCTCGGCGTGGCGAAATCACGCATCGAGATCGTTGCCGGGCAGACCGGGCGGGATAAATTGGTGACGGTGATGGATATGGAGAGCGCCGAGGCGCAGGCGCTGATCCTCCAGCAGATCTCCGGCGCCGCAGCTTAG